In the genome of Persephonella sp. KM09-Lau-8, one region contains:
- a CDS encoding Nramp family divalent metal transporter: MNKDKIKQNIKNLGPGIITGGAGDDPAGILTYTIVGATTGFSQLWLMLLSTPMMIAVQDTAAKLALITGKSLPEILNTYYSKKITYLIVLSLAIANILTIGADLEAIATIFEIITGIKSIYLLIPITLLIAYLVIFKAYKTVKKVLIILTSLLAVYIISAVLAKPDLKQLLINTFIPHIKPDLAFILAALGLLGTTISPYMIFWQASEEKEEHATVSQAKIMEADTAMGMIYSNIIAYAIIVSSAVMLFGHKEIQTIADAALALKPAAGEYAFLLFSIGVIVSGFLAIPVLAGSTAYAVADTFGWREGMDNKVSDAKGFYLIFLGSLLVGDLINLSGISAVDALYYSQIFDGMLLPILSGLLFILGNNKKILGKYINTKFNNIFLIITFTISFTTTVLMLFNLIQKFFFL; encoded by the coding sequence GTGAACAAAGATAAAATAAAACAAAATATTAAAAATTTAGGTCCAGGAATAATAACCGGCGGAGCTGGAGATGACCCCGCCGGTATCTTAACATATACCATTGTTGGAGCAACAACAGGATTTTCACAATTATGGCTAATGCTTTTATCAACTCCAATGATGATCGCCGTTCAGGATACAGCTGCAAAACTTGCTCTTATCACAGGAAAAAGTCTACCGGAAATACTAAATACTTATTATTCTAAAAAAATTACATACCTTATAGTCCTGAGCCTTGCTATAGCTAATATTTTGACTATAGGGGCAGATTTAGAAGCAATTGCAACCATTTTTGAAATTATTACAGGAATAAAATCTATTTATTTACTAATTCCAATCACTCTTTTAATTGCCTATCTGGTTATATTTAAAGCTTATAAAACAGTTAAAAAAGTTTTAATTATCCTTACATCTTTACTTGCTGTTTATATTATTTCTGCTGTTTTAGCAAAACCAGACTTAAAACAACTTCTGATCAATACATTTATTCCTCATATAAAACCTGATTTAGCATTTATACTGGCCGCTCTCGGACTTCTTGGGACAACTATTTCCCCCTACATGATTTTCTGGCAAGCTTCTGAAGAAAAAGAAGAGCACGCAACAGTATCACAGGCAAAAATTATGGAAGCAGATACAGCTATGGGAATGATTTATTCAAATATAATTGCCTATGCAATTATAGTGTCCTCAGCAGTTATGCTATTTGGTCACAAAGAGATTCAGACCATAGCCGATGCAGCTCTTGCACTGAAACCTGCAGCTGGGGAATATGCATTTTTGCTATTTAGTATAGGGGTAATAGTATCAGGGTTTCTGGCAATTCCTGTCCTTGCTGGTTCAACAGCCTATGCAGTGGCAGACACATTCGGCTGGCGTGAAGGAATGGATAACAAGGTAAGTGATGCAAAAGGATTTTACCTGATATTTTTAGGCTCTTTGCTGGTTGGAGATTTAATTAATTTATCTGGAATATCAGCTGTTGACGCCCTTTACTACAGTCAGATATTTGATGGTATGTTATTACCTATATTAAGTGGACTATTATTTATTTTAGGGAATAACAAAAAAATATTAGGCAAATATATAAACACAAAATTTAATAATATATTTTTGATTATAACGTTTACAATTTCTTTTACGACCACTGTTTTAATGCTGTTTAATCTTATACAAAAATTCTTCTTCCTTTAA
- the ppsA gene encoding phosphoenolpyruvate synthase translates to MVKKLVVWLKEVTMDDVPLVGGKNASLGEMINALSSKGVNVPNGFATTSEAYWYFLDYNNLREKIKEALKDLDVNDVENLHKHGVEVRNLIRGGEFPPDLKEQILDYYHQLSKEYGKEYIDVAVRSSATAEDTEEASFAGQQETYLNIKGDESLLDAIKRCYASLFTDRAISYRETFGFDHFSVALSATVQKMVRSDKGSSGVMFTLDTESGFKDVVLITSIYGLGELIVGGAVTPDEFLVFKPTLQKGYKAIIEKKLGHKDKKMIYGEGEEKTKIVPVPLEQQKKFSLTDKEVLKLARWGILIEEHYSERNGRWTPMDIEWAKDGELNELFIVQARPETVHSRKDHTKIKVYQITEPIEKRRKKVLVTGIAVGNKIASGKVKILMSPEEGENFKEGNVLVTDMTDPDWEPIMKKAAAIVTNRGGRTCHAAIVARELGVPAVVGAGNATEVLKDGQLVTVSCAEGDTGYVYDGEIEYKEEEFDLTKLPKTKTPIMMNIATPENAFMYSFFPNAGVGLAREEFIINNYIGIHPNALLNFEEIKEKDPHLAREIEIRTFGYDSCTQFYVDKLSYGIAKIAAAFYPKPVIVRFSDFKSNEYANLLGGLYFEPREENPMLGWRGASRYYSPEFKEAFGLECKAIKKVREEMGLDNVITMIPFCRTVEEGKKVEEVMNEYGLKREENGLQVYVMTEIPSNVILLEKFAQYFDGFSIGSNDLTQLTLGLDRDSNLVAHLYDERNEAVKEMVAMAIHKAKKVGRKIGICGQAPSDHPDFAQFLVEQGIDTISINPDAIIKTTLAVYEIEKKLGMHKED, encoded by the coding sequence ATGGTTAAAAAATTAGTTGTATGGTTAAAAGAAGTTACAATGGATGATGTTCCTCTGGTTGGAGGGAAAAATGCTTCTCTTGGAGAAATGATAAATGCATTATCTTCAAAAGGAGTAAATGTTCCAAACGGTTTTGCTACCACCTCTGAAGCTTACTGGTATTTCCTTGACTACAACAATCTGAGAGAAAAAATTAAAGAAGCATTAAAAGATCTTGATGTAAATGATGTGGAAAATCTTCACAAACATGGAGTAGAAGTCAGAAATCTCATCAGAGGAGGAGAATTTCCACCGGACTTGAAAGAACAAATCCTTGATTATTATCATCAACTCAGCAAAGAATACGGAAAAGAATATATTGACGTCGCCGTTCGTTCCTCTGCTACGGCGGAAGACACAGAAGAAGCTTCTTTTGCAGGACAGCAAGAAACATATCTAAATATCAAAGGAGACGAATCCTTATTAGATGCAATTAAAAGATGTTATGCATCACTTTTCACAGATAGGGCTATCTCATACAGGGAAACATTTGGATTTGATCATTTCTCTGTAGCTCTTTCTGCAACTGTTCAAAAAATGGTTCGTTCTGATAAAGGTTCATCAGGAGTAATGTTTACTTTAGATACTGAAAGCGGATTTAAAGATGTTGTTTTAATTACATCAATATATGGATTAGGAGAACTTATAGTGGGTGGTGCTGTTACTCCTGATGAGTTCCTTGTATTCAAACCAACTCTCCAAAAAGGCTATAAAGCAATAATTGAGAAAAAATTAGGACACAAAGATAAAAAGATGATTTACGGGGAAGGAGAGGAAAAAACGAAAATAGTCCCAGTTCCTTTAGAGCAACAAAAAAAATTCTCACTCACCGATAAAGAAGTTCTCAAACTTGCCAGATGGGGAATTCTTATTGAAGAACACTATTCAGAAAGAAATGGCAGATGGACTCCCATGGATATAGAATGGGCAAAAGATGGAGAATTAAATGAACTGTTTATAGTTCAGGCAAGACCTGAAACAGTCCATTCAAGGAAAGACCATACAAAAATCAAAGTTTACCAGATCACAGAGCCCATAGAAAAAAGAAGAAAAAAAGTTCTTGTTACTGGTATTGCTGTAGGAAACAAAATAGCTTCTGGAAAAGTAAAAATACTTATGTCTCCAGAAGAAGGAGAAAACTTTAAAGAAGGAAACGTTCTTGTTACAGACATGACAGATCCAGACTGGGAACCAATTATGAAAAAAGCAGCTGCTATTGTTACAAATAGAGGAGGAAGAACCTGCCATGCTGCAATTGTTGCAAGGGAACTTGGAGTTCCTGCTGTTGTTGGTGCAGGTAATGCAACAGAAGTGTTAAAAGATGGTCAGCTTGTAACGGTTTCCTGTGCAGAAGGAGATACTGGATACGTTTATGATGGGGAAATAGAGTATAAAGAGGAGGAATTTGACCTTACAAAACTACCTAAAACAAAGACACCTATAATGATGAACATTGCAACTCCTGAAAATGCATTTATGTATTCATTCTTCCCAAATGCAGGAGTAGGTCTTGCAAGGGAGGAATTTATTATAAACAACTATATTGGGATCCATCCTAACGCATTACTGAATTTTGAAGAAATCAAAGAAAAAGACCCTCATCTTGCAAGAGAAATAGAAATCAGAACATTTGGATATGATAGTTGCACTCAATTTTATGTGGATAAACTTTCCTATGGCATAGCAAAAATAGCAGCTGCATTTTACCCAAAGCCAGTGATAGTTAGATTCTCAGACTTCAAATCAAATGAGTATGCAAATCTTTTAGGTGGTCTTTACTTTGAACCAAGAGAAGAAAATCCAATGCTTGGATGGAGAGGAGCTTCAAGGTATTACTCTCCAGAATTTAAAGAAGCCTTTGGTCTTGAATGTAAAGCAATTAAAAAAGTCAGAGAAGAAATGGGACTGGACAATGTAATAACAATGATACCTTTCTGCAGAACAGTAGAAGAAGGTAAAAAAGTAGAAGAGGTAATGAATGAATACGGCCTTAAAAGAGAAGAAAATGGTCTGCAGGTTTACGTAATGACAGAAATACCATCTAACGTAATCCTCCTTGAAAAATTTGCCCAGTATTTTGACGGATTTTCAATAGGCTCAAATGATTTAACACAACTAACTCTTGGTCTTGATAGGGATTCTAACCTTGTTGCTCATCTGTATGACGAAAGAAATGAGGCCGTTAAGGAAATGGTAGCAATGGCTATTCACAAAGCTAAAAAAGTAGGAAGAAAAATTGGTATCTGTGGGCAGGCTCCATCAGACCATCCTGACTTTGCCCAATTCCTTGTTGAGCAAGGAATAGACACAATATCAATAAATCCAGACGCAATAATAAAAACAACACTCGCCGTATATGAAATAGAGAAAAAACTGGGAATGCACAAGGAGGATTAA
- a CDS encoding plasma-membrane proton-efflux P-type ATPase produces the protein MATIDEFKDKPIDEVIKELQTDLNKGLSEEEVKERLKKYGLNEIPEKEEPLWHRIFRRFWGPIPWMIEIAAILSAAVQKWEDFTIIMILLFVNAGVDFWQEHKALSALKVLKEKLAKKSIVLRDGVWKEVDARYIVPGDIIKLKIGDIIPADVKLVQGDFILVDQSALTGESLPVTKKVGDIAYANSIVKQGEMIAVAVATGLNTYFGKTVKLVAKAEREQRSHFQEMVIKVGNFLIVLTLIIVALMILFELNRGADWKELLRFALVLTVASIPVALPAVLTVTMAIGALYLAKRQVIVSRLASIEELAGVDVLCSDKTGTLTKNQMTISVPFTVDGYKSEDLMFYAALASKEENKDPIEIPIFEWLKKHGLYEKTRQCIQKKFIPFDPVRKRTEALVECDGKEIVVTKGAPQVIIELCDSSEFDKNVAYQRVEEFAENGFRTLGVAFKNPDEEKFHFVGLIPLFDPPREDSKPAIQEARKYGVEVKMVTGDNIAVARYIAKLLGIGDKIYSARELRGETYEEYVILAQVITKALLQVEEGLSPEEAEKKAKKIAKLVEKELEGAKLPKGAVKRHESEIIRIIEEANGFAEVFPEDKYFIVDKLQKADHIVGMTGDGVNDAPALRKADAGIAVSNATDAARAAADLVLLAPGLMVIIKAIEIARQIFGRMEAYTIYRIAETIRVVFFMALSIMIFQFYPVTALMIILLALLNDIPILSIAYDNAKISPKPVRWDMYEINIMAFWLGVAGVISSFTLYVLLEEYWKLPQDLIQSIIFTKLVVAGHGTIYNTRVKDWFWKKPWPSPILWIATFGTRILGTIIAVYGFGLITPVGWGWALFIWGYAMVWFLFNDAVKMAILKMYWSKKFFFAPGHFTWLKKELGGEIKHSEQR, from the coding sequence TTGGCTACCATAGACGAGTTCAAAGACAAACCTATTGATGAAGTAATAAAAGAACTACAAACAGATTTAAATAAAGGCCTATCAGAAGAGGAAGTAAAAGAAAGATTAAAAAAGTATGGATTAAACGAGATACCCGAAAAAGAAGAACCTCTCTGGCACAGGATATTCAGAAGATTTTGGGGACCTATCCCGTGGATGATTGAGATTGCAGCTATTCTCTCCGCTGCTGTTCAAAAATGGGAAGATTTTACAATTATAATGATTCTCCTGTTTGTTAATGCAGGGGTTGATTTCTGGCAGGAGCATAAAGCCCTTTCTGCTCTAAAAGTTCTCAAAGAAAAACTTGCGAAAAAAAGTATAGTTCTGAGAGATGGTGTATGGAAAGAAGTTGATGCCCGATATATTGTCCCTGGAGATATCATAAAATTAAAGATTGGTGATATTATTCCTGCCGACGTTAAACTTGTTCAGGGTGATTTTATACTTGTTGACCAGTCTGCCCTTACAGGTGAATCCCTTCCTGTTACCAAAAAAGTAGGAGATATCGCATACGCAAACTCTATAGTAAAACAGGGAGAGATGATAGCTGTTGCTGTTGCAACCGGTTTAAATACATACTTTGGAAAAACTGTAAAACTGGTGGCAAAAGCAGAAAGAGAGCAGCGTTCACACTTTCAAGAAATGGTTATCAAAGTTGGAAACTTCCTGATTGTGCTAACTCTTATAATTGTTGCCTTGATGATTTTATTTGAGTTAAACAGGGGGGCCGACTGGAAAGAACTTTTAAGGTTTGCTCTTGTTCTAACAGTTGCCTCAATTCCTGTTGCCCTACCTGCTGTCTTGACTGTCACAATGGCAATAGGTGCTTTATATCTTGCAAAACGACAGGTCATTGTAAGCCGTCTTGCTTCAATTGAAGAACTGGCAGGGGTAGATGTCCTATGTTCAGATAAAACAGGAACATTAACCAAAAATCAAATGACTATATCTGTTCCTTTTACCGTTGACGGTTATAAATCAGAAGATCTTATGTTTTACGCTGCCTTAGCTTCTAAAGAAGAAAATAAAGATCCCATTGAAATACCAATATTTGAGTGGCTCAAAAAACACGGACTCTATGAAAAAACAAGGCAATGCATTCAAAAGAAATTCATACCCTTTGACCCTGTAAGAAAAAGAACAGAAGCATTAGTAGAATGTGATGGTAAAGAGATAGTAGTTACAAAAGGTGCACCTCAGGTGATTATAGAACTGTGTGATTCATCAGAATTTGATAAAAATGTAGCTTACCAGAGAGTTGAAGAATTTGCAGAAAATGGTTTTAGAACACTTGGAGTCGCCTTCAAAAATCCAGACGAAGAAAAATTCCATTTTGTAGGCTTAATTCCTCTATTCGACCCTCCCCGTGAAGATTCAAAACCAGCTATTCAGGAAGCAAGAAAATACGGTGTAGAAGTAAAAATGGTGACAGGTGATAATATTGCCGTTGCCAGATATATAGCAAAACTGCTGGGTATTGGAGATAAGATTTACAGTGCAAGAGAGTTAAGAGGAGAAACTTATGAAGAATATGTAATTCTGGCACAGGTTATAACAAAGGCCTTATTACAGGTTGAAGAGGGATTATCTCCTGAAGAGGCTGAAAAAAAAGCCAAAAAAATTGCAAAACTTGTGGAAAAAGAGCTTGAAGGAGCAAAACTCCCAAAAGGAGCAGTAAAAAGACATGAATCAGAAATAATAAGAATTATCGAAGAAGCAAATGGTTTTGCAGAAGTATTTCCAGAGGATAAATATTTCATTGTTGATAAGCTTCAAAAAGCTGACCATATAGTAGGAATGACAGGGGACGGTGTTAATGATGCACCTGCCCTTAGAAAGGCAGACGCAGGAATTGCCGTCTCAAATGCCACCGACGCAGCCCGTGCAGCTGCAGACCTTGTTCTACTTGCACCAGGTCTAATGGTGATTATAAAAGCTATAGAAATAGCCCGCCAGATATTTGGAAGAATGGAAGCATATACAATCTATAGAATTGCCGAAACAATTAGGGTTGTATTCTTTATGGCTTTATCAATTATGATATTCCAGTTTTATCCTGTAACTGCCTTAATGATTATTCTTTTAGCCCTTCTCAATGACATACCTATCCTTTCCATTGCCTACGATAATGCAAAAATCTCTCCTAAACCAGTCCGCTGGGATATGTATGAGATAAACATTATGGCTTTCTGGCTTGGAGTAGCAGGAGTTATCTCCTCATTTACCCTGTACGTTCTCCTTGAAGAATATTGGAAATTACCTCAGGATTTAATTCAATCTATTATATTCACAAAACTTGTTGTCGCAGGACACGGAACAATCTATAACACCCGTGTAAAAGACTGGTTCTGGAAAAAACCATGGCCTTCTCCAATATTATGGATTGCTACATTTGGAACAAGAATACTTGGAACAATCATAGCTGTTTATGGCTTTGGATTAATAACTCCTGTAGGCTGGGGCTGGGCATTATTCATCTGGGGATATGCAATGGTCTGGTTCTTATTTAATGACGCCGTAAAAATGGCAATCCTGAAAATGTATTGGTCTAAAAAGTTCTTCTTTGCACCTGGACATTTTACATGGCTAAAGAAAGAACTTGGTGGAGAAATAAAGCATAGTGAACAAAGATAA
- the lpdA gene encoding dihydrolipoyl dehydrogenase: MEKYDVVVIGAGPGGTPAAEFLAKKGKKVLLIDERGKPGGECLFEGCIPSKILETSANYFYQAKKLDIFGIDIEGNIKVNWKSVIKRKDSILERRADAALKRLSQIENLTFKDGKGSFISENHIEIRKSDGSTETVEFEKAIIATGSSPFIPPIEGNGLDKIWTNKNIFDVEELPESILIVGGGPIGIEFGQMFNKLGVKVIIVELMERILMPIDEEFALILQDKIQRDGIQLHLKSLVKRIDFENNRFRVSFEKEGNLQTVEVEKVLIAVGRKPNIEGLNLEKVNVEYDKKGINTNKYYQTSNPDIYAVGDVIKQPKFQHLARNQGLAAAKNILEGNKHTVDLDNLSWVLFSDPEIASAGITEQQAKSRGIDYIVGKYPYQIDARAQISDTDFGFLKFVVNKQNNQIIGIHIITKGAPSLIGEASLIVANKLTLEQVANGIHPHPTLTESFELLAKSMLMQEVSQHV; the protein is encoded by the coding sequence ATGGAAAAGTATGATGTGGTAGTTATTGGAGCAGGTCCTGGAGGAACACCAGCAGCCGAATTTTTAGCAAAAAAAGGAAAAAAAGTTCTGTTAATAGATGAAAGAGGAAAACCAGGTGGAGAATGTTTATTTGAAGGATGTATTCCCTCAAAAATCCTTGAAACTTCTGCAAATTATTTTTATCAGGCAAAGAAATTAGATATTTTCGGAATAGATATAGAAGGGAATATAAAAGTAAACTGGAAAAGTGTTATAAAAAGAAAAGATAGTATTCTTGAAAGAAGGGCAGATGCTGCACTTAAAAGACTTTCTCAAATAGAAAATCTTACTTTTAAAGATGGCAAAGGAAGTTTTATTTCTGAAAATCATATTGAGATAAGAAAATCAGATGGTTCAACTGAAACGGTAGAATTTGAAAAGGCAATAATTGCAACAGGTTCTTCCCCTTTTATCCCACCAATTGAAGGAAATGGATTAGATAAAATCTGGACAAACAAAAATATATTTGATGTTGAAGAACTTCCTGAATCAATTCTAATCGTGGGTGGTGGTCCCATAGGAATAGAATTTGGACAGATGTTTAATAAATTAGGCGTAAAAGTAATTATTGTTGAACTTATGGAAAGAATACTTATGCCTATTGATGAAGAATTTGCACTGATTCTGCAGGATAAGATACAAAGGGATGGAATACAGCTCCATCTCAAATCCCTTGTAAAAAGGATTGATTTTGAAAACAACAGGTTTAGAGTCTCCTTTGAAAAAGAAGGAAATCTTCAAACAGTAGAAGTAGAAAAGGTTTTAATAGCAGTTGGAAGAAAGCCAAATATAGAGGGTCTAAATCTTGAAAAAGTTAATGTTGAATATGATAAAAAAGGAATAAATACAAACAAATACTATCAAACATCAAATCCAGATATATATGCAGTAGGAGATGTTATAAAACAGCCAAAATTCCAGCATCTTGCAAGAAATCAGGGGTTAGCAGCTGCAAAAAATATTTTAGAAGGCAATAAACACACCGTTGACCTTGACAATCTATCATGGGTTTTATTCTCAGACCCAGAGATTGCATCAGCAGGAATAACAGAACAGCAGGCTAAAAGTAGAGGAATTGATTATATAGTTGGTAAATATCCTTATCAGATAGATGCAAGAGCTCAGATATCTGATACAGATTTTGGCTTTCTAAAATTTGTGGTCAACAAACAAAATAACCAGATAATAGGCATACATATCATAACAAAAGGAGCACCATCCCTTATTGGAGAGGCTTCCCTTATAGTAGCAAATAAATTAACTTTAGAGCAGGTAGCAAATGGAATACATCCACATCCAACACTAACGGAAAGCTTTGAGCTACTTGCAAAGAGTATGCTTATGCAGGAGGTTAGCCAGCATGTGTGA